A genomic segment from Methanoplanus limicola DSM 2279 encodes:
- a CDS encoding WD40 repeat domain-containing protein yields MAVLPVSGACTPDEWLRTFSGTDTVINSVWQNVDGSYIAGGSDEYGRAVFGLDSSGQTLWTSHVPGGDENGSVRFVEASPLGGYILFCDGEDLIKMNESGGTEWTYHQPLGVINSVEVTPEGGVLLSGSWLNSFLYKVGSDGIEEWNKTMGSVANGMIDLESVQNDRGGGFVASGAISSFISSGDDRGLVMKFNDTGGRVWANQYFGPLSGSFYSIAPRHDSGYIAALLEIKENPVFLRNDEYGYTEMAYIPRIAFLDDSGAAVGVRSAASEFSFIYYITGSATDGYYMSGLTPFGLFKQNGYRIVKMDSSGEFVWEKTFYDAKLTSVHPTSDGGLVISGIAEKDCLYGRDGESFILKMPEPATL; encoded by the coding sequence ATGGCAGTGCTTCCTGTTTCAGGCGCATGCACTCCGGATGAATGGTTAAGGACTTTTTCCGGTACTGATACTGTGATTAACAGCGTCTGGCAGAATGTCGACGGAAGTTATATCGCTGGCGGAAGCGATGAATATGGCCGTGCAGTCTTTGGTCTTGACTCTTCAGGCCAGACTCTCTGGACCTCGCATGTTCCTGGCGGCGATGAGAACGGAAGCGTCCGGTTTGTGGAGGCCTCGCCTCTTGGCGGTTATATTCTCTTCTGTGATGGTGAAGACCTGATTAAGATGAATGAATCCGGCGGAACTGAGTGGACATACCATCAGCCTCTGGGTGTAATTAACTCGGTTGAGGTAACTCCTGAAGGCGGTGTCCTTCTCTCCGGTTCGTGGCTGAACTCGTTCCTGTATAAGGTCGGTTCTGACGGTATTGAAGAGTGGAATAAGACGATGGGCAGTGTTGCAAACGGTATGATCGACCTTGAATCTGTCCAGAATGATCGCGGCGGCGGGTTTGTTGCATCTGGGGCAATATCATCCTTCATCTCTTCCGGGGATGACAGGGGCCTTGTAATGAAATTTAATGATACAGGGGGAAGGGTCTGGGCAAACCAGTATTTCGGACCTCTTTCAGGCAGTTTTTATTCGATAGCCCCACGGCACGATTCAGGTTATATTGCAGCTCTTCTGGAGATAAAAGAAAATCCGGTCTTCCTGAGAAATGATGAATATGGCTACACTGAGATGGCATATATCCCGCGAATTGCATTTCTTGATGACAGCGGCGCTGCCGTAGGTGTCAGGAGTGCTGCGTCAGAATTTTCATTTATCTATTATATCACAGGTTCAGCTACAGATGGCTATTATATGTCAGGCCTGACTCCCTTTGGGCTTTTTAAGCAAAATGGCTACCGTATTGTGAAGATGGACAGTTCTGGTGAATTTGTATGGGAGAAGACTTTTTACGATGCAAAACTGACCTCGGTTCATCCAACGTCAGACGGTGGTCTTGTAATATCGGGTATAGCAGAGAAGGACTGTTTATATGGCAGAGATGGTGAGTCATTCATCCTTAAGATGCCTGAACCTGCCACTCTTTAA
- a CDS encoding ABC1 kinase family protein, producing the protein MVTRLTRYKQIADVMMNYGFGIVLDEIDPEATRRKVFFKKARPDERSVYERIRLGLEELGPTFVKFGQMLASQSDKLPPEMIRELKKLHEHVKPVPFEELRPTIESYTGRPVEEAFAYFEKKPIAAASIGQVHRAVLHDGTIVAIKIQRPDIEDKIATDTVILENMASRLEKVNPMARAYNLTGLVGDFTRMMKKELDYASEGKNADIFRRNFKDRKDIKFPKIYWEYSGSKMLTMEYIEGIRVDNADGIRIYGYDPKEIASRGFSAYLKMIFEDGFFHLDPHPGNLRVTPYGDLSFLDLGAVAIVRPERRDLFIRLLLAIVDNDVDMLIETLQKLGVTIREENMEDVKDEIYYSLFDSESVDLSSVNPGETIENIPRVLNRYDIKIPDTLMSLLKVIVMVLDIGIKLSPDFNFYEESRPYLREIIEHRYLSKKRLKRSTSSMLDGIDGVLKLPKIISRTLNNISTGNIHVDIVANDVKDLSRTIEQASDKMVLGLVASALVIGASIVIFSADIEYSSWLLYFTIVVYVIAFGLGIAMLVKFLFYDKKR; encoded by the coding sequence ATGGTAACCCGCCTGACAAGGTATAAACAGATAGCCGATGTCATGATGAATTACGGGTTTGGGATTGTCCTTGATGAAATTGACCCGGAAGCGACCCGAAGAAAGGTTTTTTTCAAGAAGGCAAGACCGGACGAGAGATCCGTTTATGAGAGAATCCGGCTTGGACTTGAAGAACTGGGTCCGACATTTGTAAAATTCGGACAGATGCTTGCATCGCAGTCTGATAAACTTCCGCCTGAGATGATTAGGGAGCTTAAAAAGCTCCATGAGCATGTAAAACCTGTACCCTTTGAAGAACTCCGGCCCACAATAGAGAGTTATACCGGGCGTCCGGTTGAGGAGGCTTTTGCCTATTTTGAAAAGAAGCCTATAGCTGCCGCATCAATAGGGCAGGTTCACAGAGCTGTTCTTCATGACGGAACTATAGTTGCAATTAAGATACAGAGGCCCGATATAGAAGACAAGATCGCCACAGATACGGTTATTCTTGAAAATATGGCGTCACGTCTTGAAAAAGTCAATCCGATGGCAAGGGCCTACAATCTCACCGGACTTGTCGGCGACTTTACCAGGATGATGAAGAAGGAGCTTGATTATGCCTCTGAAGGGAAGAATGCAGATATATTCCGGCGAAATTTTAAGGACCGGAAAGATATAAAATTCCCAAAGATATACTGGGAATATTCCGGCTCAAAGATGCTTACAATGGAGTATATTGAGGGCATCAGGGTGGATAACGCTGACGGCATAAGAATTTACGGCTATGATCCTAAGGAGATCGCTTCAAGGGGTTTTTCAGCATATCTCAAGATGATATTTGAGGATGGCTTTTTTCATCTCGATCCCCACCCGGGAAATCTACGGGTGACGCCATACGGCGATCTCTCTTTTCTTGATCTCGGTGCGGTTGCGATTGTCAGGCCTGAGAGGCGCGATCTCTTTATAAGGCTTCTTCTGGCAATCGTTGACAATGACGTTGATATGCTCATAGAGACTCTCCAGAAACTCGGGGTAACTATCAGAGAAGAGAATATGGAGGATGTAAAGGATGAGATCTACTATTCCCTGTTTGACAGCGAAAGTGTGGACCTCTCCAGTGTAAATCCGGGTGAAACAATAGAGAATATTCCAAGAGTTCTGAACAGATATGACATTAAGATACCTGACACCCTGATGTCACTTCTGAAGGTGATTGTCATGGTTCTTGATATAGGCATTAAACTCTCTCCGGACTTCAACTTCTATGAGGAGTCAAGACCGTATCTAAGAGAGATTATTGAGCACAGATACCTCTCCAAAAAGAGGCTGAAGAGGTCCACTTCATCCATGCTGGACGGAATAGACGGGGTGCTTAAACTTCCAAAGATCATCAGCCGGACGCTCAACAATATCTCAACCGGAAATATTCATGTTGATATTGTGGCAAATGATGTAAAGGATCTCTCACGCACTATTGAACAGGCTTCAGACAAGATGGTTCTCGGACTTGTAGCCTCTGCGCTTGTAATTGGCGCTTCTATCGTCATTTTTTCGGCAGACATTGAATATTCGTCCTGGCTTTTGTACTTTACGATAGTTGTTTATGTAATAGCCTTTGGTCTTGGAATTGCAATGCTGGTTAAATTTCTTTTTTATGATAAAAAGCGGTGA
- a CDS encoding ABC transporter substrate-binding protein: protein MAVANFRKKLIIAVLAAALISVAVIIFTAIFPSFCAVDNCTDNNLSPVKKNDNSVWNIAVVQGGHHQTYSELLKSFSAGIAEYGWIEGYLTEDTVNLTGTYDVLDYITEECRSDYLNFREEHRFSSEWNKTLRSENLKALKSKSEAGEIDLVIALGTWAGTDCKSLSADIPVIVMGSVNPADTGIAPDFAGDSSGNIYTLYDPDFYYDQFRLYHYFFRFETIGIAYDNSTPESRSYSHIDDLRRFSDDYGVEIVEYYTVDDHPDIEISRRSVYDAYEYLAPLTDAVIITTQNGVSSINAEEFLKPIKKHRVPSFAIDDPELVRYGVLMSFAEPDYDNLGKRYAEAFSRILNGCNVSDISTEYRRDSSIIINLKTAEEIGFEVPPGLVKASDTLYTG, encoded by the coding sequence ATGGCTGTAGCGAATTTCCGGAAGAAATTGATTATTGCAGTGTTAGCTGCAGCCCTGATTTCAGTAGCAGTTATAATATTTACAGCCATATTCCCATCCTTCTGTGCTGTGGATAACTGCACGGATAATAATCTTTCTCCTGTAAAAAAGAATGATAATTCCGTCTGGAACATTGCTGTTGTACAGGGTGGGCATCACCAGACATATTCGGAGCTTTTGAAGAGTTTTTCTGCCGGCATTGCAGAATACGGGTGGATTGAAGGCTATTTAACGGAAGATACGGTAAATTTAACCGGCACATATGATGTTCTTGATTATATCACGGAAGAATGCCGGAGTGATTATTTAAACTTCAGAGAGGAGCACCGTTTCTCTTCAGAATGGAATAAAACACTCAGGTCTGAAAATCTGAAGGCGCTGAAAAGTAAGTCAGAGGCCGGAGAGATTGATCTTGTAATCGCGCTTGGCACCTGGGCGGGAACTGACTGCAAAAGTCTTAGTGCAGATATTCCGGTGATTGTCATGGGTTCTGTAAATCCCGCCGATACAGGGATTGCTCCGGATTTTGCTGGTGATTCTTCGGGTAATATTTACACTCTCTATGACCCGGATTTCTACTACGATCAGTTCAGGCTGTACCACTATTTCTTCCGGTTTGAAACAATCGGGATTGCATATGATAATTCAACTCCTGAGAGCAGATCATACAGCCATATTGATGATCTGAGGAGATTTTCTGACGATTACGGAGTTGAGATCGTGGAGTATTATACAGTGGATGACCATCCGGATATTGAGATAAGCCGCAGGAGTGTCTATGATGCCTATGAATACCTCGCACCTTTAACTGACGCTGTCATAATCACAACTCAGAACGGAGTAAGTTCTATAAATGCAGAAGAGTTTTTAAAACCGATAAAAAAGCACAGAGTGCCTTCTTTTGCCATTGATGATCCTGAACTGGTCAGGTATGGTGTGCTGATGAGTTTTGCTGAACCGGATTATGATAATCTTGGGAAACGTTATGCAGAGGCATTTTCCAGGATATTAAACGGTTGTAATGTCTCAGATATAAGCACCGAATACAGGAGGGATTCATCAATTATAATCAACCTGAAAACTGCTGAAGAGATCGGATTTGAAGTCCCTCCGGGACTTGTAAAAGCCTCTGACACTCTGTACACCGGGTGA
- a CDS encoding response regulator gives MIFLVVSSVDEEEIPAYRVLIVEDEIIVALSLERSLGSFGYDVVALATKGSDAIRIAEELMPDIALIDINLEDEIDGIDVAERLREIGDIPFVYLTSYSGDEILKRAIGTRPYGYLTKPARPREIYTTIETVLHKHKAVKAEKERLDSEEKYRKIFNNISIPLLIFSAENDDCGRIIEVNRSFCRIAGRNPEELAGGEVDEVLKFAGEDLKNHLISGAACRYLNKDISASVNGDESDKDYYISVKEIDNKKSLYCIFFEEER, from the coding sequence TTGATCTTTCTGGTTGTCAGCAGTGTGGATGAAGAGGAAATTCCGGCATACAGGGTTCTCATAGTTGAAGATGAGATTATCGTTGCATTAAGTCTTGAGAGGTCTCTTGGCTCTTTTGGGTACGATGTTGTCGCCCTTGCTACCAAAGGTTCTGATGCAATCCGGATTGCAGAGGAACTAATGCCGGATATCGCCCTGATTGACATTAACCTTGAGGATGAGATTGACGGTATTGATGTTGCTGAAAGGCTCAGGGAGATTGGTGATATTCCTTTTGTTTATCTGACTTCATACAGCGGAGATGAGATCTTAAAGAGGGCCATCGGAACAAGACCGTATGGTTATCTAACAAAACCTGCAAGGCCAAGAGAGATATACACAACAATTGAGACTGTTCTTCATAAACATAAAGCTGTAAAGGCGGAGAAGGAAAGGCTTGACAGTGAGGAGAAGTACAGGAAGATATTCAACAATATCAGTATTCCTCTGCTCATATTCAGTGCTGAAAACGATGACTGCGGGAGGATAATTGAGGTAAACAGATCATTCTGCCGGATAGCGGGCAGAAATCCGGAGGAACTTGCTGGTGGTGAGGTGGATGAGGTTTTGAAATTTGCAGGTGAGGATCTTAAAAATCATCTCATTTCCGGTGCAGCTTGCCGGTATTTAAACAAAGATATCTCAGCTTCTGTCAATGGGGATGAGTCTGATAAAGATTATTATATCTCTGTTAAAGAAATTGATAATAAAAAATCACTGTACTGTATTTTTTTTGAAGAGGAGAGATGA
- a CDS encoding LEA type 2 family protein, translating to MDDDIKPDIQLKDIHLSGITTRKFSLSADLEIINPFPVGGNVKSVEFKIFFEKKTGEQVYLGRGRKESIKIEKSGSTPVSVPVEIENISAISALITAITDRIEIVIRGSAELDLKITSLAIPFERRERINSLTDLL from the coding sequence ATGGACGATGATATAAAACCGGATATTCAGTTAAAGGATATTCACCTCTCAGGAATTACCACCAGAAAATTCTCACTATCTGCTGATCTTGAAATAATCAACCCTTTTCCGGTGGGCGGCAATGTAAAATCAGTAGAATTCAAAATCTTTTTTGAAAAAAAGACTGGTGAACAGGTATATCTTGGCAGAGGCAGAAAAGAGAGTATAAAAATAGAGAAGAGCGGCAGCACACCAGTCTCAGTCCCTGTTGAGATAGAGAACATCTCCGCAATAAGTGCCCTCATCACAGCAATAACTGACAGGATTGAAATTGTTATCAGAGGCAGTGCAGAGCTTGACCTTAAAATTACATCATTAGCAATACCATTTGAGAGGAGGGAGAGGATAAATTCACTGACTGACCTTCTCTGA
- a CDS encoding methyltransferase domain-containing protein: MRRIIDYNELWKLSVSRRPSFFEDEADPGSVWDMRADNYVESGEGNYSNTLKEVELLNLSSGDTVLDVGAGTGRLTVPIAEKVSFVTAVDPSARMLYYLRQNMIKAGLKNARCIQKRWEDVCLKRDFDLHDVVISAYSMGYYDAEWALDKLNRASRRDVYIFWFAGERIKEKIRAYIAEEKGVRYIRSPHYPDYICLLNVLHDMGIFADVKIIENEWVYKYNSIEEAVSSAVVNKVISGDEKVYAKKYYSDLLEESSGSYYMKETTKQALISWRK; encoded by the coding sequence ATGAGGAGGATCATTGACTACAATGAACTCTGGAAACTCTCGGTGAGCAGAAGGCCGTCCTTCTTTGAGGATGAGGCAGATCCGGGTTCTGTATGGGACATGCGGGCGGACAACTATGTTGAGTCCGGGGAAGGCAATTACAGCAATACCTTAAAGGAGGTGGAGCTTTTGAATCTCTCTTCAGGTGACACTGTTCTTGATGTCGGTGCAGGGACAGGAAGGCTTACAGTTCCCATTGCAGAGAAGGTCAGTTTTGTAACGGCAGTCGATCCGTCTGCCAGAATGCTGTACTATCTCAGGCAGAATATGATTAAAGCCGGACTTAAAAATGCCAGGTGTATTCAGAAGAGGTGGGAGGATGTATGCCTTAAAAGGGACTTTGACCTCCATGATGTTGTAATTTCGGCCTACTCTATGGGATATTATGATGCCGAATGGGCGCTTGACAAACTGAACAGGGCAAGCAGAAGGGATGTGTATATATTCTGGTTTGCCGGTGAAAGAATAAAAGAGAAGATAAGGGCTTATATTGCAGAAGAGAAGGGAGTCCGGTATATCAGATCGCCGCATTATCCTGATTATATCTGCCTGTTAAATGTCCTCCATGATATGGGCATATTTGCGGATGTGAAAATTATTGAGAATGAATGGGTCTATAAGTATAACAGTATAGAGGAGGCTGTATCTTCTGCTGTTGTGAATAAGGTGATATCCGGCGATGAGAAGGTATATGCAAAGAAATACTACAGCGATCTGCTTGAGGAATCGTCAGGCAGTTATTATATGAAGGAGACGACAAAACAGGCGCTCATATCGTGGCGCAAGTAG
- a CDS encoding PAS domain S-box protein, with protein sequence MDCYAEELEKIIAVLKTSPRGMSVSDIAAHLSLNRNTVSRYLDMLRISGQVDMKNYGKAKVFFISQRAPISTIINFTLDMVVVLDSGQVIIQANDHLCDMIGIAKEDLIGEEIRNSALVGFDHPLINNKIQSALEGQETTDEIRIVKGGEENFYRIRIIPTVLSDSSPGVTIILEDVTDKRVAEEALKASERNYRSLVEEINDAILDLDESYNITYASPRTSHILGHESGEIVGKSILEFVEDSVKRGVMEEFFSGICTNGGSAELFECSVLNNAGKAVTLESSICPKFDEFGDLIGFRVVCRDITERNKAYRDLFKWKSFLNSIFENIPSMVMVKEMKNGRYIFFNRASEVFFGIDRKKANGKMGCELFHDKITEYLISGDREVVRSGDSVEMPDLRVEIPGKGERILRVRKSPVKGPDSALEYIMTIADDITSIRKTEEETIRQRDIAQGYLDVAGVMIAVIRGDGTIECLNKKGCQMTGYMESEVSGKDWFSLFVPEKIRNCSKKTFEEIISGKIVPSPDKRGTLMRRDGTEIEVIWQNTLLKDNDGNVTAMVSSASEILLKGNSVC encoded by the coding sequence ATGGATTGCTATGCTGAAGAACTTGAAAAAATAATTGCAGTATTAAAAACAAGTCCTCGTGGGATGTCTGTTTCAGATATAGCTGCTCATCTCTCACTTAACAGGAATACTGTCTCAAGATATCTTGACATGCTCAGAATCTCCGGACAGGTTGATATGAAAAATTATGGTAAGGCAAAGGTCTTTTTCATATCACAGCGCGCACCCATATCGACAATAATAAATTTTACTCTGGATATGGTTGTTGTTCTTGACAGCGGTCAGGTAATTATCCAGGCAAACGATCATCTCTGCGACATGATCGGAATTGCAAAAGAAGATCTGATTGGGGAGGAGATTAGAAATTCTGCACTTGTCGGATTTGATCATCCGCTCATAAATAATAAAATACAGTCTGCACTTGAAGGGCAGGAGACAACGGACGAGATAAGGATAGTCAAAGGTGGGGAAGAGAATTTTTACAGAATAAGAATAATCCCTACAGTTCTGTCCGATTCTTCTCCTGGGGTTACAATAATTCTTGAGGATGTAACTGATAAGAGGGTGGCAGAGGAGGCCTTAAAGGCGAGTGAGAGGAATTACAGATCACTTGTAGAAGAGATAAATGATGCCATACTGGATCTTGATGAGAGTTATAATATCACATATGCCAGCCCAAGAACATCCCACATTCTCGGGCATGAATCCGGAGAAATCGTTGGTAAATCCATCCTTGAATTTGTAGAGGACAGTGTTAAGAGAGGTGTTATGGAGGAGTTTTTCTCCGGAATCTGCACCAATGGCGGAAGTGCTGAATTATTTGAATGCTCTGTGCTGAACAATGCCGGAAAGGCCGTAACCCTTGAATCAAGCATATGCCCAAAATTTGATGAATTCGGAGATCTTATAGGATTTCGGGTTGTATGCAGGGATATTACTGAGCGTAACAAGGCGTACCGTGATCTCTTCAAGTGGAAATCATTCCTCAACTCAATATTTGAGAATATACCCTCGATGGTTATGGTTAAGGAGATGAAAAATGGCCGGTATATCTTCTTTAACCGTGCTTCAGAGGTCTTCTTTGGTATTGACCGGAAAAAGGCCAACGGAAAGATGGGTTGTGAACTTTTCCATGATAAAATTACAGAATATCTCATATCCGGAGATCGCGAAGTTGTACGATCCGGAGATTCAGTTGAGATGCCTGATTTAAGAGTTGAGATCCCGGGTAAGGGTGAGCGCATATTGAGGGTGAGGAAATCTCCGGTGAAAGGGCCTGACAGCGCTCTGGAATACATAATGACAATTGCTGACGATATCACTTCCATAAGAAAAACAGAGGAGGAGACGATCAGACAGAGGGATATAGCTCAGGGTTATCTTGACGTTGCAGGTGTTATGATAGCCGTTATAAGGGGAGACGGAACAATTGAGTGCCTCAATAAAAAAGGCTGTCAAATGACAGGTTACATGGAGAGTGAAGTATCGGGTAAAGACTGGTTTTCACTCTTTGTTCCGGAAAAAATCAGGAATTGTTCTAAAAAGACCTTTGAGGAGATAATCTCCGGAAAAATTGTACCGTCTCCGGATAAAAGGGGCACTCTCATGAGAAGAGACGGGACGGAAATCGAGGTTATATGGCAAAATACTCTCTTAAAGGACAATGACGGAAATGTTACCGCTATGGTATCCTCTGCGTCTGAGATCCTCCTTAAAGGTAATTCCGTGTGTTAA
- the asnB gene encoding asparagine synthase (glutamine-hydrolyzing), with the protein MCGIAGIYAQDGAVGKDMLSRMSSAIAHRGPDGEGFYYGDSIGLAHRRLSIIDITDNASQPMSDDSSEIILVYNGEIYNYIELKSELKEAGHTFRSESDTEVIIHAYKEWGFECLKRFNGMWAFALYDKVEDLLFCARDRFGIKPFYYSVSGNSFYFASEIKALLKNPELGTAPDDEKLLLYLSGGITDNDERTLFEGIFSLRPAHYMAVRRGIPENPVRYWYLSVSDKLFSAGNITDDKAAYGLYELLRDSVSLRLRSDVPVGTCLSGGLDSSTITAIISDLIRDENPLSVRNRQKTFTSCYEDERYDERVFVDEIIRKTGASGYRIFPAVDDLRTEIYDLITTQEEPFDSLSIYSQYCVMKLAGKSVKVVLDGQGADEQLAGYLGYQASHIRSLSAHPAALIREIAGIMKYHRKFFIDAAAKLKAGKKRRAYLKGDVPFTDRYAGRLDEVLANEMSGNNLQALLRYEDRNSMAFSIESRVPFLDYRLVEYIASLPLDQKIRGGITKYCLRKMTKGLIPECVRCRMDKMGFVAPDEVWFGEDLSEIVGDVFNSDEFASRKYWDAEDVLKDYNMFLSGKTGYSKDFWRLFCSEIWLRIFFDRRSELL; encoded by the coding sequence ATGTGCGGAATTGCCGGAATTTATGCTCAGGACGGGGCTGTGGGAAAGGATATGCTCAGCAGGATGTCCTCAGCAATTGCCCACCGCGGACCTGACGGTGAGGGATTTTATTATGGTGACAGTATCGGGCTTGCGCACCGCAGACTCTCCATCATTGATATTACTGACAATGCCTCGCAGCCGATGTCAGACGACAGTTCTGAGATAATTCTCGTTTACAACGGTGAAATCTACAACTATATTGAGCTGAAATCCGAACTGAAAGAGGCCGGGCATACATTCCGTTCGGAGAGCGACACCGAGGTTATCATTCATGCCTATAAGGAATGGGGCTTTGAATGTCTGAAGAGATTCAACGGAATGTGGGCCTTTGCACTCTATGATAAAGTGGAGGATCTCTTATTCTGTGCAAGGGACAGGTTCGGGATAAAGCCTTTTTATTATTCTGTATCCGGGAATTCCTTTTATTTTGCATCCGAAATTAAGGCTCTTCTTAAAAACCCCGAACTTGGCACCGCTCCTGATGATGAAAAACTGCTCCTCTATCTCTCAGGCGGCATAACAGATAATGACGAAAGGACACTGTTTGAAGGGATATTCAGTTTAAGGCCTGCGCATTATATGGCTGTAAGGAGGGGAATACCTGAAAATCCGGTCCGGTACTGGTATTTATCAGTATCAGATAAGTTGTTCTCCGCCGGAAATATTACTGATGATAAAGCTGCATATGGTTTATATGAACTTCTCCGTGATTCCGTAAGCCTGAGGCTCAGAAGTGATGTCCCCGTGGGAACATGTCTCTCCGGCGGGCTTGATTCATCCACAATAACTGCGATAATAAGCGATCTGATAAGGGATGAGAATCCTCTGAGCGTCAGGAACCGCCAGAAGACATTTACATCATGCTATGAGGATGAGAGGTACGATGAAAGAGTTTTCGTTGATGAGATTATCAGGAAGACCGGGGCGTCAGGGTACAGAATATTTCCGGCTGTTGATGACCTTAGAACTGAAATTTATGACCTTATAACCACTCAGGAGGAGCCTTTTGATTCGCTATCGATATATTCACAGTACTGTGTGATGAAACTTGCCGGGAAGAGCGTAAAGGTTGTACTTGACGGTCAGGGAGCGGATGAACAGCTTGCAGGTTACCTTGGTTATCAGGCTTCACATATAAGATCCCTCTCAGCACATCCTGCCGCACTGATAAGAGAGATTGCGGGCATTATGAAGTACCACAGGAAATTTTTCATTGATGCCGCAGCTAAGCTTAAAGCCGGGAAAAAGAGGAGAGCATACCTAAAGGGGGATGTACCGTTTACTGACCGCTATGCCGGAAGACTTGACGAGGTTCTGGCTAATGAAATGTCCGGAAATAACCTTCAGGCACTCCTGCGTTATGAGGACAGAAACTCGATGGCATTCTCTATTGAATCAAGGGTGCCTTTCCTTGATTACCGGCTTGTTGAATATATTGCCTCACTACCTCTGGACCAGAAGATCAGGGGCGGAATTACAAAATACTGTCTCAGAAAAATGACAAAAGGTCTGATCCCTGAGTGTGTGAGGTGCAGGATGGACAAAATGGGTTTTGTTGCACCTGATGAGGTCTGGTTTGGTGAAGATCTCTCCGAAATTGTCGGAGATGTTTTTAATTCGGATGAATTTGCCTCAAGAAAGTACTGGGACGCAGAAGATGTTCTGAAGGATTATAATATGTTCCTCTCCGGAAAAACAGGTTATTCAAAGGATTTCTGGAGGCTTTTCTGCTCGGAAATATGGCTCAGGATATTTTTTGACAGGCGCAGTGAACTGCTGTAG
- a CDS encoding type II glyceraldehyde-3-phosphate dehydrogenase: MIKVAVNGYGTIGKRVADAVSAQPDMEIVGVSKTKPSAEALIAGKKGYPLYIADISKKADFEKNGIPVAGSVEEMVQTADIVVDATPGGIGAKNRQLYEKYGKMAIWQGGEDHDIAGFSFSSSCNFDEAKGKKFARVVSCNTTGLCRIIKLADDAFGVEKVRATMVRRGADPGDAKRGPVDAIVLNPVTIPSHHGPDLQTVLPEINIVTTALVVPTTFMHMHILQMDLKETGDRDKILEMIKDHPRIGLIKGFTGIKSTAELKEYASDLGRPRSDLWESCVFEDSVSIVEGKELYLFQAIHQEADVVVENVDCIRAMAGENITAAESIALTDRSMNFEAI, from the coding sequence ATGATTAAGGTTGCAGTAAACGGCTATGGAACGATCGGCAAGAGGGTTGCCGATGCTGTTTCAGCTCAGCCGGATATGGAAATTGTGGGTGTATCGAAGACAAAGCCAAGTGCAGAGGCTTTGATTGCCGGAAAAAAAGGATATCCGCTATATATAGCTGACATATCAAAGAAGGCCGACTTCGAGAAAAACGGAATACCTGTCGCCGGAAGCGTTGAGGAGATGGTGCAGACGGCAGATATTGTCGTTGATGCCACGCCCGGAGGTATCGGTGCCAAAAACAGGCAATTATACGAAAAATACGGCAAAATGGCCATCTGGCAGGGTGGAGAGGACCATGATATCGCAGGTTTTTCATTCAGCTCGTCATGCAATTTCGATGAAGCAAAAGGCAAAAAGTTTGCAAGGGTTGTATCCTGCAATACGACAGGTCTTTGCAGAATTATTAAGCTTGCAGATGACGCATTCGGTGTTGAAAAAGTCCGTGCGACGATGGTCAGAAGGGGTGCAGATCCCGGAGATGCAAAGAGAGGGCCTGTCGATGCCATTGTCTTAAATCCCGTTACAATACCTTCGCACCACGGTCCTGATCTGCAGACCGTTCTTCCGGAGATAAACATTGTAACAACCGCCCTTGTGGTCCCGACAACATTCATGCATATGCATATCCTCCAGATGGACCTGAAGGAGACCGGAGACCGGGATAAAATCCTTGAAATGATAAAGGACCACCCAAGAATCGGACTTATTAAAGGATTTACCGGGATAAAGAGCACAGCCGAACTGAAGGAGTATGCATCTGATCTCGGAAGGCCAAGATCTGATCTATGGGAATCATGCGTCTTTGAGGACTCAGTCTCAATAGTTGAAGGGAAAGAACTCTACCTCTTCCAGGCAATACACCAGGAAGCTGATGTAGTTGTTGAGAATGTGGACTGTATCCGTGCAATGGCAGGAGAGAACATCACAGCCGCTGAATCAATAGCTCTTACAGATAGGTCAATGAATTTTGAAGCTATTTAA